The Castellaniella sp. genome includes a window with the following:
- a CDS encoding helix-turn-helix domain-containing protein translates to MRERLDCALLAPGRGDWVNALQGAHLGGRLHLHALQPQRSSAQALMDDSALVRGRYDAGLLYADEASLSVWRTILAARAGRLPAVLLVYAVGLRAQAVHDLISLGVADFVRPPFCPEELRARLQAALQRLIPVRLAEPLPDYGQTNVGLHHQPLTETDLCDTILDRSGAELEAYAVALAMQRATTQDSFRDAKNQVVARFERAYIRAALGRHGGNITLAARMAQKHRRAFWTLMRKHDIDPTPYRVDVEDPSSPKAGKIWGSPP, encoded by the coding sequence ATGCGAGAACGACTGGATTGCGCTTTGCTGGCCCCAGGCCGGGGTGATTGGGTAAATGCCCTGCAGGGGGCGCACCTGGGGGGGCGCTTGCATCTGCACGCCTTGCAGCCGCAGCGCAGTAGTGCGCAAGCTTTGATGGATGATTCCGCCTTGGTGCGCGGTCGCTACGATGCCGGCCTGCTGTATGCCGACGAAGCCTCGCTGTCGGTCTGGCGCACAATCCTGGCGGCGCGGGCCGGGCGGCTGCCGGCGGTGCTGCTGGTGTATGCCGTGGGTTTGCGGGCCCAGGCGGTGCATGATCTTATTTCTCTGGGGGTGGCTGATTTTGTCCGGCCGCCATTTTGCCCGGAAGAACTTCGTGCGCGGCTGCAGGCGGCCTTGCAGCGCCTGATTCCTGTGCGCCTTGCCGAGCCGCTGCCTGACTACGGCCAGACCAATGTCGGCTTGCATCACCAGCCCCTGACCGAGACGGATCTGTGCGATACGATTCTGGATCGCTCCGGGGCCGAGCTGGAGGCCTATGCCGTGGCCTTGGCCATGCAGCGTGCCACGACCCAGGATTCGTTTCGGGACGCCAAAAATCAGGTGGTGGCCCGCTTCGAGCGCGCCTATATCCGGGCGGCGCTGGGGCGTCATGGCGGTAATATCACGCTGGCTGCACGCATGGCTCAGAAGCATCGCCGGGCCTTTTGGACCCTGATGCGCAAGCACGATATCGACCCGACTCCCTATCGGGTGGATGTCGAGGACCCATCATCGCCTAAGGCGGGTAAAATCTGGGGCTCTCCCCCATGA
- a CDS encoding primosomal protein N': MTEDRVYLAVALDVPLPGLFDYWHDVPVMPGVRVRVVFGRRVMVGLVWAVRTSPVVAIDRVRAIEAVLDDLPPLAQDWLRLVDFAARYYHRPLGEVALPALPPSLRKPAAYTGARAAGGPVCRADRRPGAVDRTPLPAVTPPPPLTPGQQQALLPLQALLDRGRGVALLHGVTGSGKTELYLHLARQVLAQGRQVLLLVPEINLTPQLEQVVRTRLDLGPGGLAMLHSRLADGERLRAWLRVVRGQAGLLLGTRLALMTPMPRLGLIVVDEEHDPSYKQQDGLRYSARDLAVWRGHDLGIPVVLGSATPSLESWRQAQRGEYQLVSLPQRAQAQSLPTIRLVDTRRAQLEQGFTPQLLQALDQRLECGDQSLVFLNRRGYAPVLRCASCGWVSQCRQCTAHTVLHRTTGRRAVLQCHHCGDARPVPRACPDCGDQDLQPMGRGTQRVEEFLGERYPQARIVRIDADATRRKGSAQALFAQVHDGQADILVGTQMVSKGHDFARLGLVGVLNADAMLFAQDFRAPERLFAQLMQVAGRAGRRMDGAEVLVQTDYPEQSVYQALLRHDYQRFAQAALEERQLLSLPPFSHQALLTAQATHLADALGFLQVVLDLARTLPTSAGVRLYDAVPLRVVRVARVERAQLLIESDHRRPLHALLQALLPQLDGLPASRPVRWGVEIDPQEI, translated from the coding sequence ATGACCGAAGACCGCGTATATCTGGCGGTGGCCTTGGATGTGCCGCTGCCGGGCTTGTTTGATTACTGGCATGATGTGCCGGTTATGCCGGGCGTGCGGGTGCGGGTGGTGTTCGGTCGACGGGTCATGGTGGGGCTGGTGTGGGCCGTGCGAACCAGCCCGGTCGTGGCCATCGATCGGGTGCGGGCCATCGAAGCCGTATTGGATGATTTACCTCCTTTGGCCCAGGATTGGTTGCGGCTGGTGGATTTTGCCGCCCGCTATTACCACCGCCCCCTGGGCGAGGTCGCTTTGCCGGCGCTGCCGCCCAGCTTGCGCAAACCCGCCGCCTATACCGGGGCCCGGGCGGCGGGCGGGCCGGTGTGCCGGGCGGACCGGCGTCCGGGCGCTGTCGATCGGACGCCGCTGCCCGCTGTCACGCCACCGCCGCCACTGACACCAGGGCAGCAGCAGGCGCTCTTGCCCTTGCAGGCGCTGCTGGATCGGGGGCGTGGGGTGGCTTTGCTGCACGGGGTCACTGGCAGCGGCAAGACCGAACTCTATCTGCATCTGGCTCGCCAGGTGCTGGCCCAGGGGCGCCAGGTGCTGCTGTTGGTGCCCGAGATCAACCTTACCCCACAGCTGGAACAGGTGGTGCGGACCCGGCTGGATTTGGGGCCTGGCGGCTTGGCCATGTTGCACAGCCGTCTGGCGGATGGCGAACGGCTGCGCGCCTGGTTGCGGGTGGTGCGTGGTCAGGCCGGGCTGTTGCTGGGCACGCGCCTGGCCCTGATGACGCCCATGCCGCGCCTGGGCCTGATCGTGGTGGACGAGGAACACGATCCATCCTACAAACAACAAGACGGCTTGCGGTATTCCGCCCGGGATCTGGCCGTCTGGCGTGGTCACGATCTGGGCATTCCTGTGGTGCTGGGGTCGGCGACGCCTTCGCTGGAATCCTGGCGTCAGGCCCAGCGCGGCGAATACCAACTGGTGTCCCTGCCGCAGCGGGCCCAGGCCCAGTCCTTGCCGACCATCCGCCTGGTGGATACCCGCCGGGCGCAGCTGGAGCAGGGTTTTACGCCCCAGTTGCTGCAGGCCCTGGACCAGCGCCTGGAGTGCGGCGACCAGAGTCTGGTGTTTCTCAATCGTCGGGGCTATGCGCCGGTCTTGCGCTGCGCTTCGTGCGGCTGGGTCAGTCAATGTCGGCAATGCACGGCGCACACGGTCCTGCACCGGACAACGGGGCGCCGCGCTGTGCTGCAGTGCCACCATTGTGGCGACGCCCGGCCAGTGCCCCGGGCCTGTCCCGATTGCGGTGATCAGGATCTGCAGCCCATGGGGCGGGGCACTCAGCGGGTCGAAGAATTCCTGGGTGAACGCTATCCCCAGGCCCGTATTGTGCGCATCGATGCCGACGCCACCCGGCGCAAGGGCAGCGCCCAGGCCTTGTTTGCTCAGGTACACGACGGCCAAGCCGATATTTTGGTGGGTACGCAGATGGTGTCCAAAGGTCACGATTTTGCCCGCCTGGGGCTGGTCGGGGTACTGAACGCCGATGCCATGCTGTTTGCCCAGGACTTCAGGGCGCCCGAACGCCTATTTGCCCAACTGATGCAGGTGGCTGGGCGGGCCGGGCGGCGCATGGACGGTGCCGAAGTCCTGGTGCAGACCGATTACCCGGAGCAATCGGTCTATCAGGCCTTGTTGCGGCACGATTACCAGCGATTTGCCCAGGCGGCGCTGGAAGAACGTCAGCTTTTGTCGCTGCCGCCCTTTTCTCACCAGGCTTTGCTGACGGCGCAGGCCACGCATTTGGCCGATGCGCTGGGGTTTCTGCAGGTGGTGCTGGATCTGGCCCGGACCTTGCCGACGTCTGCGGGCGTGCGGCTCTATGATGCAGTGCCTTTGCGGGTGGTGCGGGTGGCCCGGGTCGAGCGCGCTCAGTTATTGATCGAGTCCGATCACCGTCGTCCCCTGCATGCTTTGCTGCAGGCGTTGCTGCCCCAACTGGATGGCTTGCCCGCCAGCCGACCCGTGCGCTGGGGGGTCGAAATCGACCCCCAGGAGATTTAG
- a CDS encoding c-type cytochrome, with protein MSLPEHAGNGHKSATKSPKQLLITIVLAFLIPIVIVVLLYNLLSNLIVTNYGSNSLSEEAIAKRIQPVAGFKLVDADAPKVLKTGEQVYESTCSACHSSGVAGAPKFGDKDSWAPFIKQGYEDLLKNALHGIGAMPPRGGNASLADIEVARAVVYMTNHSGADFPEPQESGDGQSAEAAPAAAPAADAAPAPAADAAPAVAAAPAAADAAPAQDDAKKITSDNVVGEKLYKSVCITCHSTGIAGAPKFGDAAAWDPFVKTGLDTMLKNAISGVGAMPPRGGSQATDDELKAAIEYMLAANQ; from the coding sequence ATGAGTCTCCCAGAACACGCAGGAAACGGGCACAAAAGTGCCACCAAGTCCCCAAAGCAGCTGCTGATCACGATCGTGCTGGCTTTCCTGATCCCGATTGTGATCGTCGTCCTGCTGTATAACCTGCTGAGCAATCTCATTGTCACCAACTACGGTTCCAACAGCCTGTCTGAAGAAGCCATCGCCAAGCGCATCCAGCCCGTGGCCGGCTTCAAACTCGTCGATGCCGACGCCCCAAAGGTCTTGAAGACTGGCGAACAGGTCTACGAATCCACCTGTTCCGCCTGTCACAGCTCGGGCGTAGCGGGTGCCCCCAAGTTCGGCGACAAAGACTCCTGGGCTCCCTTCATCAAACAAGGCTACGAAGACCTGCTCAAGAACGCGCTCCACGGTATTGGCGCCATGCCACCCCGGGGCGGCAATGCGTCGTTGGCTGACATCGAAGTCGCCCGCGCCGTGGTCTACATGACCAATCACTCGGGCGCTGACTTCCCGGAACCCCAGGAATCCGGCGACGGCCAGTCCGCTGAAGCCGCCCCGGCAGCAGCACCCGCAGCCGACGCAGCACCGGCACCTGCCGCTGATGCCGCCCCGGCAGTCGCTGCAGCGCCCGCCGCCGCCGACGCAGCGCCCGCCCAGGATGATGCTAAAAAAATCACCTCCGACAATGTCGTCGGTGAAAAACTCTACAAGTCCGTCTGCATCACCTGCCACAGCACCGGGATTGCAGGGGCGCCTAAATTCGGCGATGCCGCCGCCTGGGACCCCTTCGTCAAAACCGGCCTGGACACCATGCTGAAAAACGCCATCTCCGGTGTGGGCGCCATGCCCCCGCGCGGCGGCTCGCAGGCCACCGATGACGAACTGAAGGCTGCCATCGAATATATGCTGGCCGCCAATCAATAA
- a CDS encoding ABC transporter ATP-binding protein, with protein MPSVSFIEPGVDLALDIQGLQVRFPVRRDWRGRVVQSAHALNGIDLQVRRGEAFGIVGESGCGKSTLAQVLMGLLPPTAGRVVHLARTDGRTANIQIVFQDPQSSLDPRLPTWKVIVEPLVVRGRQAAGRRGQDLRARAAELAVRVGLHPEALGRYVHEFSGGQRQRIAIARALASDPDVIVLDEPTSALDISVQAQILNLLHDLRRQHGLTYILISHNVSVVRHLCDRIAVMYLGQIVEQGPTAAVLETPRHPYTRELLDAVPRLHRVWQDDGPVAPVELPGNRLLPTGCFFRDRCPWATAGCEQPQVLQAPTGDPAHQFRCHVALAKAHPSSS; from the coding sequence ATGCCGTCAGTTTCGTTCATTGAGCCAGGGGTCGATCTGGCCCTGGATATCCAAGGGTTGCAGGTGCGCTTTCCCGTGCGCCGCGATTGGCGTGGTCGCGTGGTGCAGTCCGCGCATGCGCTCAATGGCATTGATCTGCAGGTTCGGCGCGGCGAGGCCTTTGGCATCGTGGGGGAGTCCGGCTGTGGCAAGAGCACGTTGGCCCAAGTCCTGATGGGCTTGCTGCCGCCCACGGCCGGCCGGGTGGTTCATCTTGCGCGGACGGATGGCCGGACAGCCAATATCCAGATTGTTTTTCAGGACCCGCAGTCCTCGCTGGACCCCAGGCTGCCGACTTGGAAAGTCATCGTCGAGCCCCTGGTGGTTCGTGGACGTCAGGCGGCTGGCCGTCGTGGACAGGACTTGCGTGCCCGCGCCGCCGAACTGGCCGTGCGTGTAGGACTGCACCCAGAGGCGCTGGGTCGCTATGTACATGAGTTTTCCGGGGGCCAACGCCAGCGCATTGCGATCGCCCGGGCCTTGGCGTCCGACCCCGACGTCATTGTCCTGGATGAGCCTACGTCGGCGTTGGATATCTCGGTGCAGGCCCAGATTTTGAATCTCTTGCACGACCTGCGCCGCCAGCATGGACTGACCTATATCCTGATCTCTCATAATGTGTCGGTGGTGCGCCATCTCTGTGACCGCATTGCGGTCATGTACCTGGGCCAGATCGTCGAACAGGGTCCGACTGCGGCGGTGCTGGAAACCCCGCGTCATCCCTATACTCGTGAGCTTTTGGACGCGGTGCCTCGATTGCACCGGGTTTGGCAGGATGATGGGCCGGTTGCGCCGGTCGAATTACCAGGCAACCGTCTATTGCCGACGGGCTGTTTTTTCCGCGACCGTTGCCCTTGGGCGACCGCTGGCTGTGAACAGCCCCAGGTGCTGCAGGCGCCAACAGGCGACCCAGCCCATCAGTTTCGCTGTCATGTGGCATTGGCCAAGGCCCATCCGTCTTCGTCCTGA
- a CDS encoding sodium:alanine symporter family protein, with the protein MSLINQVNGLVWGPPMLVLILGTGFFLMILLKFMPLRRIGTGFAMIWRGRKRGDASTGEISPFEALMTCLAATVGTGNIAGVATAIALGGPGALFWMWCTALVGMATKYAEVVVAVHFREKDERGEHSGGPMYAIKNGLGRKWLWLGVAFAIFGGFAGFGIGNMVQVNSMALALESTFSVPTWITGVVTMVLIGLVILGGIKRIGAVAASLVPFMCVAYVLAGLAVLIVNVDRIPAALDLIFTHAFSPIAATGGFAGAAVMAAIRFGVARGIFSNEAGLGSAGIAQAAGTTSNAVESGLIGMMGTFIDTIIICSITGLAIVCSGVWSSGESGAALSAAAFEASLPGFGGIVLTISLVIFAFTTILGWSYYGEKCWEFLLGAKSTVPYRIVWVVAIPFGAITQLDFAWLLADTLNGLMALPNLASLILLSPVIVKLTRDYFRGQSTELSAQTR; encoded by the coding sequence ATGTCGCTCATCAATCAGGTCAATGGCCTGGTCTGGGGCCCCCCCATGTTGGTGCTGATCCTGGGCACTGGTTTTTTCTTGATGATTTTGCTGAAGTTCATGCCGTTGCGACGCATCGGCACGGGCTTTGCCATGATCTGGCGGGGCCGCAAACGCGGTGACGCCAGCACGGGTGAAATCAGCCCCTTCGAAGCCCTGATGACCTGCCTGGCCGCCACGGTCGGCACCGGCAACATCGCCGGGGTCGCGACCGCCATCGCCCTGGGTGGCCCCGGCGCCCTGTTCTGGATGTGGTGCACCGCCCTGGTCGGCATGGCCACAAAATACGCCGAGGTCGTGGTCGCGGTCCATTTCCGTGAAAAAGACGAACGCGGCGAGCATTCCGGTGGCCCCATGTATGCCATCAAGAACGGCTTGGGCCGCAAATGGCTCTGGTTGGGCGTGGCCTTTGCCATCTTCGGCGGCTTCGCGGGCTTTGGCATCGGCAACATGGTGCAGGTCAACAGCATGGCCCTGGCGCTGGAATCCACGTTTTCTGTACCGACCTGGATCACCGGTGTGGTCACCATGGTGCTGATCGGCCTGGTGATTCTGGGCGGCATCAAGCGCATCGGCGCAGTCGCAGCATCCCTGGTGCCCTTCATGTGCGTGGCCTATGTGTTGGCTGGCCTGGCCGTGCTGATCGTCAATGTGGATCGCATCCCCGCCGCGCTGGATCTGATCTTCACCCATGCGTTCTCGCCCATCGCCGCCACAGGCGGCTTTGCCGGAGCCGCCGTGATGGCTGCCATCCGTTTTGGGGTGGCACGCGGGATTTTCTCCAACGAAGCCGGCCTCGGTTCCGCCGGGATCGCCCAGGCCGCCGGCACAACCAGCAACGCAGTCGAATCCGGCCTGATTGGCATGATGGGTACCTTTATCGACACCATCATCATCTGCAGCATCACCGGCCTGGCCATCGTCTGCTCGGGTGTGTGGAGTTCCGGTGAAAGCGGCGCAGCGCTGTCGGCAGCCGCTTTCGAAGCCTCCTTGCCTGGCTTCGGCGGCATCGTGCTGACGATCTCTCTGGTGATTTTCGCCTTTACCACGATTCTGGGCTGGAGCTACTACGGCGAAAAATGCTGGGAGTTTCTGCTGGGTGCAAAATCCACAGTGCCTTACCGCATCGTCTGGGTGGTGGCCATTCCGTTTGGTGCCATCACGCAGTTGGACTTTGCCTGGTTGCTGGCCGATACGCTCAATGGCCTGATGGCGCTGCCTAACCTGGCTTCGCTGATTTTGCTCAGCCCGGTGATCGTGAAGCTGACGCGGGATTATTTCCGCGGCCAGAGCACGGAACTCAGCGCCCAGACACGCTAA
- a CDS encoding response regulator transcription factor, with product MMHPVYLVDDDDAVCRALSLLLSTVDIQVTAFTDPQAFLAQMTRLTPGCLILDIRMPVISGLKLQERLTDSGVDWPTIIISGHGDIEACRRAFRNGAVDFLSKPIDEQDLIEAIQKGQDVLDRKLRQQAQQAETLSLLAHLTPREHQVLDLVAQGFTTRQIADALNLSSRTIDTHRASIGTKLGTTSQAELTRLWLEGKGP from the coding sequence ATGATGCACCCGGTCTATCTGGTCGATGACGACGATGCAGTATGCCGCGCACTGAGCCTTTTGCTATCCACCGTTGATATCCAGGTGACCGCCTTTACCGACCCGCAAGCATTCCTGGCCCAAATGACGCGACTGACGCCCGGCTGCCTGATTCTGGATATCCGCATGCCGGTCATTTCAGGGTTGAAGCTGCAGGAACGGCTGACCGACAGCGGCGTGGACTGGCCCACGATCATCATCTCCGGGCACGGCGATATCGAAGCCTGTCGGCGGGCATTTCGCAACGGCGCCGTCGATTTTCTATCCAAACCCATCGACGAACAGGATCTCATCGAAGCAATACAAAAAGGGCAAGACGTCCTGGACCGCAAGCTGCGACAACAGGCACAGCAGGCCGAAACACTGAGTCTGCTGGCGCACCTGACGCCGCGCGAACACCAGGTGCTGGATCTGGTCGCCCAAGGCTTTACCACGCGGCAGATTGCAGATGCCCTGAACCTGTCCTCGCGCACCATCGACACACACCGCGCCAGCATCGGCACCAAGCTGGGCACGACCTCACAGGCTGAACTCACCCGGCTGTGGCTGGAAGGCAAAGGCCCCTAA
- a CDS encoding nitronate monooxygenase family protein — MPRSLAALLHQSMTLPAMAAPMFIISNPDLVIAQCANGIIGSMPALNARPQSQLDNWLTQIEDGLAALRNTHPDRPIPPYAINHIIHQSNDRLQADLETCARHQVPLIITSLRAPNQVVDAVHAWGGKVFHDVTTLRHAQKAIEAGVDGLILVCAGAGGHAGTLSPFALLGEVRRIFDGPICLSGAISRGQDILAARAMGADFAYIGTRFIASTEAHAQPEYKQMIVDSAAADVVYTPYFTGIPGNYLKPCIRNIGLDPDALPDAQGTNFGSDSKKTWRDVWGAGQGVGNIDSILPTADIIAQLRDEYQQALLSLQDGFLTQVRA, encoded by the coding sequence ATGCCCCGCTCACTTGCCGCCTTGCTGCACCAGTCCATGACACTGCCAGCCATGGCAGCCCCCATGTTCATCATATCGAACCCGGATCTGGTCATTGCCCAATGCGCCAATGGCATTATCGGATCGATGCCGGCCCTGAACGCCCGCCCCCAAAGCCAGTTGGATAACTGGCTGACCCAGATTGAAGACGGCCTGGCTGCGCTGCGTAACACCCACCCGGACCGCCCTATTCCGCCCTACGCGATCAATCACATCATCCATCAATCCAATGACCGCCTGCAGGCGGACCTGGAAACCTGCGCCCGGCATCAGGTGCCCCTGATTATTACCAGCCTGCGCGCCCCCAATCAGGTGGTGGACGCCGTGCACGCCTGGGGCGGCAAGGTATTCCATGACGTGACCACCCTGCGCCACGCGCAGAAGGCCATCGAGGCCGGCGTGGACGGCCTGATCCTGGTGTGTGCCGGGGCCGGTGGCCATGCTGGCACCCTCTCGCCCTTTGCCCTGCTGGGCGAAGTCCGACGGATTTTCGATGGCCCCATTTGCCTATCGGGTGCCATCAGCCGGGGACAGGACATTCTGGCCGCACGCGCCATGGGCGCGGATTTCGCCTATATCGGTACGCGTTTCATCGCCAGCACCGAAGCCCACGCCCAACCCGAATACAAGCAAATGATTGTAGACAGCGCCGCCGCCGATGTTGTCTATACCCCGTATTTCACCGGCATTCCCGGTAATTATCTGAAGCCCTGCATCCGCAATATCGGGCTGGACCCCGATGCCCTGCCCGATGCCCAAGGCACAAATTTCGGCAGCGACAGCAAAAAGACCTGGCGCGATGTCTGGGGCGCGGGTCAGGGGGTGGGCAATATCGACAGCATCCTGCCCACCGCCGACATCATCGCCCAGCTACGTGACGAATACCAACAAGCCCTGCTGTCTCTGCAGGACGGCTTCCTGACACAGGTGCGCGCATGA
- a CDS encoding enoyl-CoA hydratase/isomerase family protein, translating into MIRLSRNGPILEIQIDRPERRNALTDAMYREINQALLDADADPACSAVILHGTGGHFTAGNDLAEFQTLPDHKDVGSIAFLHTLAQINVPVIAAVQGQAVGVGVTLLAHCDFVYADTSAVFHLPFVPLGLCPEGASSYLLPRLAGARRATRWLLQAQPFDAQEALAGQLLTDIQGDPLAAARACAQTLAAQPTQAVRTSKQLLRAPDRDLVHQVLDTEAALFFERIQSPEAQAAFQRFFARKKPS; encoded by the coding sequence ATGATCCGCCTAAGCCGCAACGGCCCCATCCTGGAAATCCAGATCGACCGCCCGGAACGGCGCAATGCCCTGACTGACGCGATGTACCGCGAGATCAATCAGGCCCTGCTGGATGCCGATGCCGATCCCGCCTGCTCCGCCGTGATTCTGCACGGGACCGGCGGGCATTTCACAGCCGGCAATGATCTGGCCGAGTTCCAGACCCTGCCCGATCACAAAGATGTCGGATCGATTGCATTTCTGCACACGCTGGCTCAGATCAATGTGCCGGTGATTGCCGCCGTGCAGGGCCAGGCGGTGGGAGTGGGGGTCACGCTGCTGGCACACTGCGACTTTGTCTATGCCGACACCAGCGCCGTGTTCCACCTGCCTTTTGTGCCGCTGGGCTTATGCCCGGAAGGCGCATCCAGCTACCTGCTGCCGCGCCTGGCTGGCGCCCGCCGCGCCACCCGCTGGTTGCTGCAGGCCCAGCCTTTCGATGCCCAGGAAGCCCTGGCGGGGCAGTTATTGACGGATATCCAGGGCGATCCCCTGGCCGCCGCCCGGGCATGCGCCCAAACCCTGGCCGCCCAGCCCACGCAGGCCGTGCGTACCAGCAAACAACTGCTGCGCGCCCCGGATCGCGATCTTGTCCACCAGGTTCTGGATACCGAAGCCGCCCTGTTCTTTGAACGCATCCAGTCCCCCGAAGCCCAGGCGGCCTTCCAGCGCTTCTTCGCCCGCAAAAAACCCTCCTGA
- a CDS encoding ankyrin repeat domain-containing protein: protein MTKSLLAIICAVLMLAGMQARSGESVQQYPLHAAARQNDVQALEQLLAKGTDIEARDASGSTALLVATRENQVNAARVLMDAGADVNAKDRINDSAYLYAGARGHLDILKMTLAHGADLQSTNRYGGTALIPAAERGHVETVQTLIEAGVAVDHVNKLGWTALLEAIILGDGGERHQQIVAHLLQAGADPSLADREGVTPLQHARARGYRQIASELGG from the coding sequence ATGACCAAATCACTGCTTGCGATCATCTGCGCCGTCTTGATGCTTGCAGGGATGCAGGCGCGTTCAGGAGAATCCGTGCAGCAGTATCCCTTGCACGCCGCAGCCCGGCAGAACGATGTACAGGCGCTTGAGCAACTGCTTGCGAAAGGCACCGACATCGAAGCGCGGGACGCATCGGGTTCGACCGCGCTGCTGGTCGCAACCAGGGAAAATCAGGTCAATGCCGCCCGCGTGCTGATGGATGCCGGTGCCGATGTGAATGCAAAAGACCGCATCAACGACAGCGCCTATCTGTATGCGGGTGCGCGGGGTCATCTGGACATACTCAAGATGACGCTTGCGCACGGTGCCGATCTGCAAAGCACAAACCGCTATGGGGGCACCGCCTTGATTCCAGCCGCCGAGCGCGGTCACGTCGAGACGGTGCAAACCCTGATCGAAGCCGGTGTCGCCGTCGATCACGTCAACAAGCTGGGCTGGACTGCGCTGCTTGAAGCCATTATTTTGGGGGACGGCGGTGAACGCCACCAGCAGATCGTGGCCCACCTGCTGCAGGCTGGCGCCGATCCCAGCCTGGCCGACCGCGAGGGCGTCACGCCTTTGCAACATGCCCGCGCACGCGGCTACCGCCAGATCGCCAGCGAGTTGGGGGGTTAG
- a CDS encoding GlcG/HbpS family heme-binding protein, whose protein sequence is MIRTLSIAALLCAPIVASAATALPSAPYLPLELATKAAQTALQTCSDQGYNVSVAIVARDGSTKVLLKADNAGPHTASSAQGKAFTSAAMGRDTAGLANFIASEPANNGLRDMDSRMVIQAGGLPIKFDKALVAGIGVGGAPSGDIDTSCAAAGLKAIGAA, encoded by the coding sequence ATGATCCGCACGCTCTCTATTGCCGCATTGCTCTGCGCCCCCATCGTCGCCTCTGCTGCCACAGCGCTGCCCAGCGCGCCCTATCTGCCGCTTGAGCTGGCGACCAAAGCTGCGCAAACCGCCTTGCAGACCTGCAGCGACCAAGGCTACAACGTCAGCGTCGCCATCGTGGCGCGAGATGGCTCGACCAAAGTGCTGCTGAAGGCCGATAACGCCGGCCCGCACACCGCCAGCAGCGCACAGGGCAAGGCCTTTACCTCGGCAGCCATGGGCCGCGATACCGCAGGGCTGGCCAACTTCATCGCCAGCGAGCCGGCCAATAACGGCCTGCGCGACATGGACTCCCGCATGGTGATTCAAGCCGGTGGTCTGCCGATCAAGTTCGACAAAGCCCTGGTGGCTGGAATTGGCGTGGGTGGTGCCCCCTCGGGCGACATCGACACAAGTTGCGCGGCAGCAGGCCTGAAGGCAATCGGCGCTGCGTAA
- the hemE gene encoding uroporphyrinogen decarboxylase — MAHAIGHRNSYVTQLKNDIFLRALLRQPVPYTPVWMMRQAGRYLPEYNQTRAQAGSFLNLAQNPEYACEVTLQPLRRFALDAAILFSDILTVPDAMGLGLQFVAGEGPRFERPLRDEAAIQALRVPDMDDLRYVFDAVSLIRRELDGAVPLIGFSGSPWTLACYMVEGQGSSDYRQIKTLLYQRPDLLQHILQVNAQAVQVYLNAQIRAGAQAVMIFDSWGGVLADGLFQQFSLHYTRLVLDGLLREHDGQRIPAIVFTKGGGQWVADIAQSGCDAVGLDWTASLSRARQVVGDRVALQGNLDPMALFGGDAAIRAEVRRVLADFGTVGDGGHVFNLGHGISQFTPPESVLSLVDEVHSASRAYHA; from the coding sequence ATGGCTCATGCAATAGGCCACAGGAACTCCTACGTGACCCAATTAAAAAACGATATTTTTCTGCGGGCGCTGCTGCGCCAACCAGTCCCCTATACGCCTGTCTGGATGATGCGCCAGGCGGGGCGCTATCTGCCTGAATATAACCAGACACGCGCCCAGGCCGGGTCTTTTCTGAATTTGGCCCAAAACCCCGAATACGCCTGTGAAGTCACGCTGCAGCCGCTGCGTCGCTTTGCGCTGGATGCAGCCATCCTGTTTTCCGACATCCTGACGGTGCCGGACGCCATGGGTCTGGGCCTGCAGTTCGTGGCCGGCGAAGGCCCGCGCTTCGAGCGCCCCTTGCGCGACGAGGCGGCCATCCAGGCTTTGCGAGTACCCGACATGGACGATCTGCGCTATGTGTTTGACGCGGTATCCCTGATTCGCCGGGAATTGGATGGCGCCGTGCCGCTGATCGGGTTTTCCGGCAGCCCCTGGACCTTGGCCTGTTATATGGTCGAGGGGCAGGGCAGCTCGGATTACCGTCAGATCAAGACCTTGCTGTATCAGCGCCCCGATTTGCTGCAGCATATCCTGCAAGTCAACGCCCAAGCCGTCCAGGTTTATCTCAATGCCCAGATCCGGGCGGGCGCGCAGGCGGTCATGATTTTTGACAGCTGGGGCGGGGTGCTGGCCGATGGCTTGTTCCAGCAATTTTCTTTGCATTACACGCGCCTGGTGTTGGATGGCTTGCTGCGTGAACACGATGGCCAACGTATTCCAGCCATCGTCTTTACCAAGGGCGGGGGCCAGTGGGTGGCGGATATCGCCCAATCGGGCTGCGACGCCGTGGGGCTGGACTGGACCGCCAGTCTGTCCAGGGCTCGCCAGGTGGTGGGTGATCGGGTTGCTCTTCAGGGCAATCTGGACCCCATGGCCTTGTTTGGCGGGGATGCCGCCATCCGGGCCGAGGTCCGTCGCGTACTGGCTGATTTTGGCACGGTGGGCGATGGTGGCCATGTCTTTAATCTGGGCCATGGGATTTCACAATTCACCCCGCCAGAATCCGTGCTGTCGCTGGTCGACGAGGTCCATAGCGCCAGCCGGGCCTACCACGCCTGA